The Oryza glaberrima chromosome 9, OglaRS2, whole genome shotgun sequence genome includes a window with the following:
- the LOC127783949 gene encoding uncharacterized protein LOC127783949 encodes MHGELRDIEKGEESGGFSLHGCSSKMTLFPYIWSPVQDFKARSRLQAVLLYLTDRARFLCFPVLIRRIRSAWSKTLRLSVFPHSRKVRMPELMLCPTTIPLRVARVVGSCSFALAPVGSPCGVVGTPRVLLLLM; translated from the exons ATGCATGGAGAGTTGCGGGACATCGAAAAGGGAGAAGAGAGTGGTGGTTTCAGCCTGCATGGTTGCAGCAGCAAGATGACTTTGTTTCCCTACATTTG GTCACCGGTTCAAGATTTCAAGGCTAGGAGCAGATTGCAAGCTGTTCTTCTTTACTTGACTGACAGAGCTCGGTTTCTTTGCTTCCCTGTTTTG ATTCGGAGAATTCGGAGTGCGTGGAGCAAGACTTTGAGGTTGAGTGTGTTTCCACACAGCAGAAAG GTGAGGATGCCGGAGTTGATGTTGTGCCCTACTACTATCCCGCTGAGGGTGGCGAGGGTAGTGGGTAGTTGCAGCTTCGCTCTTGCCCCGGTTGGTAGCCCTTGTGGGGTTGTTGGCACACCACGGGTTTTACTTTTGCTTATGTGA